DNA sequence from the Anaerolineales bacterium genome:
GTAAGAGCGTGAGCCCGTTGGTCAGATACACCAGCATGCCAAGCAGCAGCGCGCCCCGCAGCGGAGGGAGCGGCCAATAGTGCAGCGCCCACGCCAACTGTGCGTTGAGCAAGCTGATCAGAAGCGCATATTCCACCGCCCGGTCACTCAGTTGGTTCAGATGCAGCAGACGCCAGATGACCAAAAAACTGACCAGGAGGATCAAAGGGACGGAGAATACGGCCCGCAAATCGGAAGCAAGAATGGCGAAAAGCACGCCGATCAGGAGAAGGTATGCAAGAGCGGAAAGACCGACCGAAGCCACATCGAAACGTGGGTCCTTGGGGTCGACGACCACAAACTCCGCCATGACGACGGCCAGCAGCAGCAAGGCGGTGAGAACGATTCCGATCCACAGGCCCGGACCATCGGGTATGCGGGTAAGCACTGCGCCGGTCGCCGCCGCCGCCAGGCCGGGTATGACCCAATGTATCGGTTGAATCTTGGTGGAGGTTGACTTCGGATGGGAGTGAATTAACCAGTCCGCGCCGGCAGCCGCAAGGGCCGCGGCCAACGAGATCATGATGAGGCTGGCATTGACTTCGAAACGGATGAGTAATCCAAGAATGGCAAACTTCGCTTCGAAGACCGGCAGCGCTACGATACGGATCAGGGTATTGGTTAGTAGGATCAGGGCCGTGAGCGTACTCAAACGATCGCGATCCGGTCGCGGCAATCTGCCATCCATGGACGCATTCTAGCATTCGATTCCTCGTATGTCCATGCAGGTGAGGGTGCGTCGCTCGTTCCCGGAAATAGGCCTCAGCGCATACGCTGCGATACGTGTATAATGCTTGCCAATGATCGTCGCTGTCGCAGCTCTGGGATTGGCTTGTGGTTTCCTCGTAAACCTGCTCGCGGACAATCTTCCGCACCGCCAGCCGATCCAATCTCCACATTGTCCTGCCTGTGGGGCACCCCGTGAGACCGCCAATTGGTTGGCAATATTGGCTCTCATTCGCTTCAGGCTGCGTTGTCCGTATTGCGGTACGCGGCGGGCTTGGCGGGAAGTCGTGATCGAATTATCCCTCATCGTAATCGCTCTTTGGCTCTATTTCCGCAATCCGACCCCCGGTGTGTTCTGGCCTGCTTTGACCGTCGCCACGATCTTTACTTTGATCGTCGTGATCGACGTCGAGCATCGTTTGATCCTGCACGTGGTCAGCGTGCCGTCCGGAATATTGATCTTGATCATGAATTCTCTCGATCCCAGCCGCGGTTTCATCAAATCGCTCGCAGGCGGCGGGGCTGGTTTTATCTTCGTGCTTTGCATGTACCTGCTGGGAGGTATCTTCGGCCGTCACATCGCCAGAGCCCGGGGGAACGGTGAAGACGAGGTCGCATTCGGATTCGGAGACGTGATGCTGGGTACGATGCTGGGTCTGACGGTGGGATGGCCTGGAATTATCCTGGCGCTCATCTTTGCGGTCTTCGCCGGCGGTGTTTTCAGTTTGTTTTACATGCTGGTGATGACCCTGCGCGATCGTTACGACGCTTTTCAACCCATTCCGTACGGTCCGTTTCTCATTTTCGGAGCGTCTCTGGTTTACTTTTTTCGTGAGGCGATCGTTCATCTCATGCCTGTCGGATGAGAGAGCAACCGCGTAGAAAATGTCCCAATTTCGTTAAAATAAAGCTCCCACAATGTGACAAACACACAGATTTCACCCGGATTAACCCCTGCGTACTACCAGAAACGTTTTACACTGCCATGTACAATTGCGTGTGAATGAGCGATCCGCTTTAACGCTACCTCAAAATTCGAGCAATCTAGGACAAGGAATATCTATGAACGACACCCAACGATTTCAAAAGGTGAGGCATGCAATGTCCTCATGGCGAGGTCGGTGCATTCGATCTCTCAAACGCGGCCAGGGCATGGTCGAGTTTGCCCTTGCGCTGCCGATCCTGCTTTTCATCGTTTTAGGATTCATTGAAGTGGCGAGGTGGTTCCAGGCGTACCTTTCCGTCCAATACGCCGCCCGGGAAACGGCTCGGTATGCGGTAAGCGGACAACCTCCGATGTTGATCGACGATGGGGAAGACTCCTGCGAGGAAGTGGGTCAGCCAGAAACAGGCGATCCGTATACCTTACCCGGTGATTACATCCAGTGTCGCGTGGATTGGATCAAACACGTCGGCGCCAGGTTGGCCGGCTTGGCGCTCATGGCCGACCCGACGCAAACGGATATTCGCAAGCCGTACTATCTCGGAGTATTTCTTCGGGGAAGCCCCACGTTTGGCTCTGTACCGGTTGATGATAATCCTGGAGCGGCGCGAACCAAGGTCGAAATAACGATCGTCTACAACCATCCCGTGACAAATCCCTTCTTCGCCAAGATGCTGCCGACGATCCGGGTCGTCGGACGCGTCCAAATGGTCAACGAGCCGTGGGAAGGTGGAGGCGCAGATCCGCCACCTGTGGTGCCGACGGCGACGCCGCTTCCTCCGTTGGACTCAGACGGTGATGGCTGGAGCGATATTGAAGAACGCGAGATATACGACACTTTTCCGTCCAATCCAGATACCGACGGTGACGGCTACGATGAGGGACCGGGCGGAGCGGATAACACCTCCGAACGAGCGCTGGATCCCTGTTATCCCGATCCGGGCGCTTGTGAAACGTAGCGCGGTATACCAAAGGAGTAGATGGTGAATATGATGAGGAAGATAAAATTCCTTCGAGACAACCAACGAGGTCAAAATTTCGTTGAGATTGCGCTTACCTTGCCGCTCTTGGTCGCCCTGCTCATGGGCATGATGGAGATTGGTTTTCTCGTGCATAGCGTTTCCACTGTAGCCACGGCCGCGCGCGAGGGCGCTCGTTATGGCGCGCGGGGCATGCACCTCCCATTGGATGAAATTGCCGACGTTACCAAGATTGCTATGGAATTGAGTCTGGATGTCGATTTGGACAGCCCGGATGCGAATACGCGTATTATCGTAACCTCAGTGGATATCGATCCCGATGGAAGCTATGCCTTCCAGGACACATATATTTTGGGAGATTTAGATGTTGCCTCCCGGATTTGCTACGACGATCCTTGCGGGGAGGACACGATCGATGTCGACGCGATTGCGGCCGAAAATGTGGATTTCAACAACGACTCGGAGCGATGTAATGAGGTTGTCTATGGATGCCGGAACGATCTTGTGATCGTAGAGGTATTCTTCGCACATCATCTAAAGATGGGAAACATGCTGGAAAGCTTCACGAAATACGTGATCCCCACTCCAATCATCATCGATCAACAAAGTATCATGCGCGTCTTGATCCGGCGTAGTCCCTGGAGTTAATTTCTGGTCTCCCCGACTCGATCTTCTGGGCGACAGTGAACGAAATATGAGGAAACAGGAAAGGAAAAATCCATGAGAGACTGGACTGAAGAACTTATCCGTCGCTCTACGAACGCCATCCGTAAGGTGATACATAGTAGGCATGCCAGTCCGCCTGGCGCGAGATCATTGCAGCGCAGCAGGAATTCGCGATCCGGTCAAAGCCTCATCATCATCGCGGTGGCCTTTATCGGAATTGTCGCTTTTATTGGTTTCGCCGTTGACACGGGAATCATGTACCTGCATCGAGTTTGGCTGGGTCAGGCCATCGATGCGGCGGCTCTCGCGGCGGGATACGAGCTTCCGGATATCGAGGGTGCGTGCAGCCGGGCCGTCGAGTACTTGGGCACGAACGGCTATGTCGAGGGAGATGAGTTCCATTTCCAGATCGTTTTTACGGCGGACGAACATGCGCCCGGCGGGCCGGTAGGTGAATTCGCCCTCGATTCCGATATTGACAATCTCACGACCCCGGAGGACTGTACGACGATGACGGTTCCTTCAGAACACGTGAACACACACTATCACGTGCGCATTGCAGGTGAGTTGACGGTGCCCGTCGTCTTCATGCGCGTCTTGGGTTTCGAGACCATTCAGGTCGGGACTCCAGCGACGGCGAAACGAACCGCCCAGTATGACGTTGCGCTTGTGTTGGATGTCTCCGGTTCGATGAATTACGACAGTTGCACCTGGCTTACGGACGAACCCGAATATACCGAGCCGTATGCATGCGAAAACGTTCATAGCGAGTGCAGTGCCGCATTCGGCGAAGTGGACTTCGATGGCTACGCCGACATCGATGCGATGATTGCCGACGGTTGGGACATCAACAGCACCGACGCGGTGGAATTCCAACCTTTGAATGGTCACGATAACGCCGGCGTTCACATCTATGAAGATCCGGCGACCGGCACCGAAGGATCGCTCAGTTGGCAATGGAACGTCACCATTCCTGCAGACGAACGTCTCGCCGTCTATTTTTGGGTGAAGAATGATCCTGCATATAAGATGGACGCTTACAGCTGGTCTGGTGATCACAGTGCTGACTATGCCAGGTTGGCCTGGCGTGCTTCTCCCACGGATGGCTGGAGTACGGTTATGGGGATCGAGGGCGGCAATGCTTTCGATACCGGTTGGGAGCAATACGCAGTCGTGATCGATACGGATGAAATTACGGATTACGTAGAACTTCGTTGGGAGGTTGAAGATACGGAGAGCAACGAAGGGTATATGCTCGACGATATCACCTTGCGAACTTGCCCATTCCAGCGTGGACCAAGCATTACATGGCAAAGCGGTTGCTCTGGGTCAAATCCAAAATCCTGCGACGACGAACAACCCGGTACGCTGCTTCCGGGTGAATCGGTTGGACCAAATGAAGTGCCCCGACCTAGGCTGTTATCGCAGCCCATGACGGACGTGATCCGCGGGGCGGAGACCTTCGTAAACATTATCAGAGATCGGGCTGACGATTCAGGCATGCCGCGCGAGGATCAAATCGGCCTGGCGAAATATGAACGATGGGCAAGCAAGGTGCTGGATCTCACGATCGACTACGAAACCATTGTTGAAACGATGTACACGTCTCTCTCCGCCAATGGTTATACCAACATCGGTGGTGGCATGCGTGTTGGGCTGAGCATCCTCGGAGACGGCCGGCCAAACACGACCCATTTTATGATCCTTCTGACGGACGGTGTACTCAACACGTACGATTATCCTTATGACGGGTTAGGATCGACGGGCGTTTACGGCGGAACGGCTTGTTCGCGTTGCCTGGAGTACGTCGATGCCATGATTGCGGAGGCCCAAGATCAGAACGTGATCATCTTCACCATCGGTCTTGGTAGCGACGTTGTCAATGATACTTTTTCCGCATACGGTGATCCCAATTACACGGGCATGAAACTGATGGAACGAATTGCGACCCTGACCAACGGTCAATCCTACTTCGCACCGACGTCGGAGGAACTCGAGGAGATTTTCGAGTGGATTGCGGAGGCGATTTTCGTACGGTTGACTCTCTGATCGGAATGTAGAAATCACTGCAGTTGGTCACACGAAAAGTCGAGGAGGTGAGGTCGATCATCGACGAATTCTGTGACACGAAAGCGGAACCAAGTCGCTGGGTACGAATCCAAGTATCCAGCGACTTTTCCATGGGCCGATCGTTGATCGTCCTCATCGGACGAGTACGAACGTACGAAGCATTTTCCATCCCAATCCTTATCGGAGGACCGTCCATCGACATCTTTTTCTTCTCGGCTTTCTGCGAAGAAGTGAGTAACTGCGCTTTGTAAAAAATAATTTGGCGATATGAGTCGATATTGCTTTGATATATCGGCTTGCTCAATATTCGATCTGCGGCTAGGATTTCTGTGATGACCGGAATCGAACGAACTGACCAAGATCACAGCAAATGGTTTGTCGGTTTATGGATCGCCATCGTGGTGTTTTACTTCGCCTGGGTGATCGTTGAACCACATTCTGATGCGCGCCCTGCCTGGTCCCTGCTGATCACGTTTGGCTTGCGAAGTTGGACCACGGGCGCGTTGATACTCGCATCCGTGCGTGCGAATAAACCTTCCCGAATACGAACCTGGCGATTTATCTCCTTGGCGTTCGTGTGCTGGACGATCATTGACGGAATGTATTTGACTTACTGGCTGACGGACGCTGACCTGCCGGGAGTTCCCCATTGGACCGATGCAGTCCGGCTTTGCGCCTATCTCGCGACGATGATCGTGACCTTCAGTTATCCGACGGCACCCGTCGAACGATTAGGCCGCACGCGCGATCAACTCGACATCGTTCTGACGGGCGCCGCTGTGATGGGATTGGCCTGGCTGACATTCCTTTTGCCCATCCTTTCAGTCCGCTTCCTCAATCCGGTCGCAGTGTTTTGGCGGTCTCTGTTCCCCATATTCGATCTCCTGCTTTTCGTCTATTTCGCTCGTTTGTTTCTATTGGCTGAAGCAGAAAGGGATCGAAAGATACTTGCTATGTTGACATTGGCGACGCTATTTTTAGGGATTTCCGATTTACTCTTCGGTGTCCTTTCGCTGCAAGGAAGCTATTCACCCGGTGGTCTGGTCGAAGTCGGATGGATGATCGGTAGCGGTTTCTACTACTTCGCGGCATTGATCACAATCCGTGATTCCAGGCCTCGAACCGAACCTGAAAAGAATCAACACACGTTAAGTCGTCGGATTGGGAGATTGATACCGGTCGGCCTTACGGGCATGGTGATCGGCTATTTACTGCTGGACTGGTGGATGGGGGGCCAGATCGAGCTTGTCGGTGTAGCCCTGGTGGCGTTGTTGGGCGCCTTGTTCGTAGCTCGTCAGGGTGTAATTGCGGGGCAAATGGAATTCCTGCAGTATGCCTCTTTGGTCACGAATTCAGAGGACATGGCTTTCGTCTGCGACCTCGAGGGTAAACTGCTGCTCGCCAATCCGTCGCTGCTGCGCGATCTGGGATTGGAAGTTGGGGATTGGAAGACCCGGAAAATCCAGGATCTGGTCCGCAATCCCACGCGTTGGGAGCGCGTGGGGGAGCAAGCCCGAGAAAATGGTTGGTCAGGCGAACTTACGTTTCGAAGAAAAGATGGTTCCACTTTCCCTGCTGCACTGGCCATACGGCCGATCGAAGATGAACGTAAATCCCAGGTTCTGTTGGCGGGCACGGCGCACGACTTGACCCAGGTCAAAGAGCGCGAGAATGCGCTGCACGACGCCCTGCGCCAGGTGGCCGCTGCGCGTGCCGAGCTTGAAGGCTTGAACATTGCCCTCGAGGAAAAGGTGGAGCATCGTACGCAGGAACTGGAACAGACAATCAAAGACCTAGCTCGCCTGAACAAGGAGTTGAAAGAACTCGATACCCTAAAAACCGAATTTGTTGCCTTGGTCTCCCACGAATTGCGGGCACCGCTCACCAACATCAGCGCGGGAATTGAGTTGATTCTAAGCGGTCATCCCAAGATGAAAGTGCAGACTGCAGATTCACTCAAATTGGTCCAGGCAGAGATCAAACGATTATCCAAATTGGTCGATACGATCCTCGACATTTCTTCGCTCGAAGCCGGACGATTTCCCTTCGATTTGTGCGGCGTTGCGATCGGCGAAATCGCCAAACGAGTATGTGATCGGTTTACAGATGGGGATCATGCGGACAGGTTCGAGATACGTATCCCTGATGGACTCACGCCGGCGCTCGCGGACGAACATGCACTGGAGAGCATTTTTCAACATCTATTGGATAATGCGCTGAAGTATGCTTTGGAAGGCGATATCATTCTCGAAGGCTGGTCCGATGAAAATTATCTATGGATCGCCGTCGACGATGGGGGCATGGGGATACCGGAAACCGAACGCGAACGCATATTCGATATGTTCCACCGCCTCGATACACGCGACGATCGAGACGTTTACGGCTACGGATTGGGCTTATCGATGGTGAAACGTTTACTCGAAGCGATGCAGGGTGGCATCCGAGTCGAGGAGAGTCAGCGCGGCGGGGCGCGTTTTGTGTTCTGGCTGCCCATCCAGGAAGAAGTCGAAGACATTTGATGCCTGCGCCTGCTTCGGTGCAGTGAATCGAATGGGCAAAGCCGAATTTCATTGAGGTGGCGAACGGTAACGGGATCGACTATAGTTGGATGTGATTGTTGGAGGTCGATATTGTCCCTCAAAGTCTTGGTGGTAGATGACGACCGCACCTTGCTGCGTTTTCTCGGGGAGTATCTCGAGCGAGAGCGATACGCCGTTATCACCTCGGATCGGGGCTCGAAGGCCCTGCGTGCGTTCTATCAGGAAAAGCCAGATCTCGTCATCCTCGACGTGATGATGCCCGGCATGGATGGCTGGGAAGTGTGTGCCCGCATCCGTGAAATGGCCGACACGCCGATCATTTTTCTGACGGCCAAGACCGCGGAAACGGACAAATTGCGCGGATTCCGGCTGGGGGTTGATGATTACATAACCAAGCCGTTCAGCTTGCCCGAAATGGCGGCAAGAGTGTCCGCTGTGCTGGCACGGTCGCATACCACCGGGCTTGAAAAACCGAAGATCATTCGGGTGGGAAGTCTGGCCGTCGATATACGGAAACGGCTGGCCACGATTGATGAAAAGTCGATCGATCTGACTCCCACTGAATTCCGGCTGCTCGCTGCATTGGCGAAGCGCTCGGGAGAAGCAATCTCCAAATCGGAACTCATCGAGGAGGTTTGGGGATCGGAACGGCGCGAGGGTGGAAACGCATTACGCCGCTACATTTCGATGCTCCGAGAAAAGATTGAAGCGGATGCACGCCAACCCGAGCACCTCGTCACCGTGCGCGGTTATGGTTATCGCCTCGAGGCATAACCCTCGATCTTTCTCCAACAGCCACATTCCTGCATCGAACTGACCTACTTCGATACGTTCATCAGTGCCGCAGGTCTTTCCTGCCTGTAGGACGAAGGTCACATACATCGGTGTAGGTAGATTGCAAGGTAAATTCCAAAGACTATCTATTATCATAAAAACGAGATTCTGCAGGTGTGAAGTACACCGTCCGTTGGTTGGTTCTTTTGGGTAGGTGATGAAGAGATGCAGCCCGAACATGCGAAGATCGAATCCGCAGAGGATGCGAATACTGGGCGCGTAGAAAATATATTAATCGCCGATGACGATAAAGACTTTCGCAACATCCTGGTCCGGCGAACGCAACAAATGGGTCTGGAAGTGACTGAAGCAGAAGACGGTGAACAGGCAATTACGGCCCTAAAAACCGCATCGTTCGATCTGATGCTGCTCGATTTGTGGATGCCCAAGTGTTCCGGTCTGGAAGTCTTTCAAGCTGCGCAAGAAATCGATCCCGATCTTCAAGCCATCGTCTTGACCGGCAGCGCCACTCTGGAAACCGCTGTGGAAGCGCTGCGTTGCGGGGTTTACGACTATCTTACGAAACCCCTCGATTCACTGGCTGAACTCGAATTGGCAATCAAACGAGCGCTTGCCCATCGCCGCTTACTGCAGGAGAACGCACGTCTTTTCGCTGAAGTGCAGCGGCTGGCGATCACCGATCCACTGACGGGTTTGTTCAACCGCCGCAAGCTGGATGAGATGTTGACGATTGAAGTTGAAAGAGCGCATCGCTACAACCGCCCGCTCTCATTAATTATGCTCGACCTGGATGGAATGAAATCACTGAACGATCAATACGGTCATCCCGCCGGCGATGAAGCGCTCAGGCTCGTCGCTGATAAGATACGCAAACAAATTCGATCCGTGGATCTGCCGACACGGTACGGTGGAGACGAGTTCGTCATACTTCTACCGGAGGCGGATCTGGAAGCGGCCCGCAGCGTCGCGAAACGGATTTGTGCCAAGATCACCAGCACGAGTTTCCACGGGGAATTTTTATCCGTGAGTGCGGGTGTCGCACAATGGTCGGCCGATTATCCGAAGGCAACACAGTTCCTCAAATTGGCCGATCAAGCGATGTACCAGGCGAAGCGTGCGGGCGGCAGACGTCTGTTCGTGCTTTCACCTTAACAACAGGATTTTGGTCCTATTAGGAAGAAGTACCTGCTTTAAGGCATTGGTGGTCATGATAACCTCAGTGCAGCGAAAGCAGGATTGTCGAAGAATACCGCTTTGGTTTGGCGCTATGGGGGTGCCCTAAGCGAGTTTCGAACAATCGTAGGTGACAAAGTTCCAGCTAGAGGGATGGATACCTCGCGATGGCGGCAGGAGTGTCGCGGGTGGTCCGCGCCATGTGTGGCGGATGAATATTAAATCGCAATCCCGAAATTTGGGAGGACTGATGGATGCGATACGAAAGAACCTGCTAAAACATACCGAAGAATCGGGTGAAGCGAATTCGAGCGCTCACTCGTGGGCGAAGTTACTGCTCCAATTCGTTTCAGGATTGCGGGCAAAGCTGATCGTACCGTATGTCCTGCTTACCCTGGTGATCGCCATGGTAGGGGTGTACGTGGTCACGCGTTTGGTGACTTCGTCGATACGCGAGCGTTTCGTCAATCAAGCTTTCGAAGCCAGCCGTGTGGCCGCTGATGGGATCGTGCGCAAAGAAAGGGAGCATCTCGAAAACCTGCGTCTGATGGCCTATACCGAAGGTGTACCGCAAGCTACTCTCGATCGAGACGTCAAGAGTTTACAGTCGCTCCTCTTGCCTCTGGTGTTGAACAACGGCGTTGAGGCTATGACCGTCATCGACCTCGCGGGCACGGAAATATTGACTTTAGCCATCGATCCTACATCCGGGATCTACAGGGAATCGAGCGGTGGTGATTTTTCGGCGTACAACCTGGTCGCACGTGTGCTTATCGGTCAGGTCGATTCAGTGGGGGACAAGTATGTGGATATTCTGGTTACGACGCACGGCGCCTATTTGTTTACGAGTACACCGATCCGTGCGGAAGACGGTGAATTGGCCGGTGCCCTACTCATTGGCTCTCGCCTTGATTCACTCATCGAAGAGATCAAGAACCAGGCTTTGGCTGACGTAGTGATTCTAAATCAAGATGGAAATCTGATCTCGACGACGCTCGTAATTCCGGACGAAGGATCTGAAATTCTCGAAGTCGATCCGGACATCATCTCCGGAGATCAATCCGCCATCACCCAGGATATTGAATTGTACGGACGGGATTACCAGACGGTAATCGCACCTTTGATCATACGCCAGCAAGAGATGGGAATCTTGTCTGTCGTTTTACCGAGTAACTACATCGTATCTACCATGGCGACGAGCCGCAACATATTCAGCATTATTTTTTCACTGGGCACTGTGGCGACCATCGTCGTGGGTTACGCACTCGCACAAAGTATCGCCAAACCCATCCTGCGTCTGCGTACCATTTCCCAGGCCGTGGCTTCCGGAGATCTTAATCAGTCTACCGGATTGGATGGGTCGGACGAAATTGGGGAACTCGCCAGTGCGTTCGACACCATGACACACCGTCTGCGTGAGCGCACCGCCGAAGCCGCGAGGTTGTATGCCGAAACGGTTAAGCGCAACGAGGAGCTGGCCGACGCCAACGCTCGCTTACAGAGCACGCAGGCCCAGCTGGTCCAATCTGAGAAACTGGCCTCCGTCGGGCAGTTGACGGCCGGCATCGTGCACGATGTCAAGAATCCCCTGGCGGTGATCAAGGGTATGGCGGAAGAACTGCAGGAAGAGGTCGGCCTGGATCCGTCCACTCGCGACCAACTGAAGACCATTCGGCAGAGCGCCGCGCGCGCAAGTACCATCGTGGGGGATCTACTCAAGTTCGCCCGTCAATCCACGCCCGAAATGGAAACACGGGACATTCGAGAAACGCTCGAATCGTCGCTGCGTTTGACGGAATACCTGGTACGCAAGGCGGGCGTCGAATCTCATATGGATTTGCCCGATGAACCCGTGCGGGTGACGTACGATGCGACGCAAATCGAACAGGTGCTGATCAACCTGATCACCAACGCGGTCCAGGCCATGCCTGACGGCGGTAAACTGCGACTCAGTCTCGGCCAGGCCGAAGAAGCGGTCGCAATCGCCGTGCAAGACTCTGGCATCGGCATTCCCCGCGAGAATCTCTCACGTATTTTCGATCCCTTCTTCACCACCAAGCCGGAAGGACAGGGAACCGGATTGGGGCTATCCGTAAGTTTCGGGATTGTGGCCCGTCATGGTGGACGGATCGAAGTGGACAGCAAGATGGGCAAGGGTACGACCTTCACCGTGTTACTGCCGCGAACGCAGAATGCGGATTAACGGCGCGGGAGCGTAAGGGAGCATCGTGGAAGAAGAAGTAGGACGGCAAGAAGAAGAGCGTAAAGAGAAGCGCAACGAGTTGGCGCAGTGGCTGCTGCTCGTCCCGCTCATTCTTCTACTGCTTTTTGGCTGCGGAACGTGTGGGATGATGCGCGGCCAGACCGCCCATGCCGATACGCGTTCCCAGATGAACGCGGATTACAGTCCGTGGCCCTTCATGGTGCTGCATCCGGTCAATCCTGATATCATCGAGGAAATCCGCCGAGATGCGGAATATTACCCAGGTCCGGGCAGCGAATCTGGTGACCCCATCGTTGAGCCCGGGGACTTCTGGGAGACCTCGACACCAACCTCCGCTGCGACCCTTGCGGACACACCGACGGCGACCGAGCTGGCGAGTGCCACGACCACGTCGACGGCGACTGAGCCGGCGAGTGCCACGGCCTCGTCGACGATTACCGCCACAAGCTCACCAAGTTCGACCGCGACCGCCACGGATACCGGCACGCCGGAATCGTCAAGCACGCCGAGTTCGACGCCATCACTCACGAACACTCCCACCGAGACGAGCATACCGTGGCCGCCGCCGCCGGTCCCGCCTCCCGGACCGCCTCCGAATACATACTGGTTTTATGACGACGTCACACCCTTCAGCTACATGATGTATTCCAGTATCCCCAATGGAAATTATCGCAGCGGTTCAAGCGCGACGTTCTATTCCCCCCAATTCTTGAACGGTCAGCGCCTCCTGGGGGGAACGACGACCGTGCGTTTCTATGCCTACAATCCTTCCGCCAGTCC
Encoded proteins:
- a CDS encoding A24 family peptidase; the encoded protein is MIVAVAALGLACGFLVNLLADNLPHRQPIQSPHCPACGAPRETANWLAILALIRFRLRCPYCGTRRAWREVVIELSLIVIALWLYFRNPTPGVFWPALTVATIFTLIVVIDVEHRLILHVVSVPSGILILIMNSLDPSRGFIKSLAGGGAGFIFVLCMYLLGGIFGRHIARARGNGEDEVAFGFGDVMLGTMLGLTVGWPGIILALIFAVFAGGVFSLFYMLVMTLRDRYDAFQPIPYGPFLIFGASLVYFFREAIVHLMPVG
- a CDS encoding VWA domain-containing protein; its protein translation is MRDWTEELIRRSTNAIRKVIHSRHASPPGARSLQRSRNSRSGQSLIIIAVAFIGIVAFIGFAVDTGIMYLHRVWLGQAIDAAALAAGYELPDIEGACSRAVEYLGTNGYVEGDEFHFQIVFTADEHAPGGPVGEFALDSDIDNLTTPEDCTTMTVPSEHVNTHYHVRIAGELTVPVVFMRVLGFETIQVGTPATAKRTAQYDVALVLDVSGSMNYDSCTWLTDEPEYTEPYACENVHSECSAAFGEVDFDGYADIDAMIADGWDINSTDAVEFQPLNGHDNAGVHIYEDPATGTEGSLSWQWNVTIPADERLAVYFWVKNDPAYKMDAYSWSGDHSADYARLAWRASPTDGWSTVMGIEGGNAFDTGWEQYAVVIDTDEITDYVELRWEVEDTESNEGYMLDDITLRTCPFQRGPSITWQSGCSGSNPKSCDDEQPGTLLPGESVGPNEVPRPRLLSQPMTDVIRGAETFVNIIRDRADDSGMPREDQIGLAKYERWASKVLDLTIDYETIVETMYTSLSANGYTNIGGGMRVGLSILGDGRPNTTHFMILLTDGVLNTYDYPYDGLGSTGVYGGTACSRCLEYVDAMIAEAQDQNVIIFTIGLGSDVVNDTFSAYGDPNYTGMKLMERIATLTNGQSYFAPTSEELEEIFEWIAEAIFVRLTL
- a CDS encoding pilus assembly protein — translated: MMRKIKFLRDNQRGQNFVEIALTLPLLVALLMGMMEIGFLVHSVSTVATAAREGARYGARGMHLPLDEIADVTKIAMELSLDVDLDSPDANTRIIVTSVDIDPDGSYAFQDTYILGDLDVASRICYDDPCGEDTIDVDAIAAENVDFNNDSERCNEVVYGCRNDLVIVEVFFAHHLKMGNMLESFTKYVIPTPIIIDQQSIMRVLIRRSPWS
- a CDS encoding response regulator transcription factor, with protein sequence MSLKVLVVDDDRTLLRFLGEYLERERYAVITSDRGSKALRAFYQEKPDLVILDVMMPGMDGWEVCARIREMADTPIIFLTAKTAETDKLRGFRLGVDDYITKPFSLPEMAARVSAVLARSHTTGLEKPKIIRVGSLAVDIRKRLATIDEKSIDLTPTEFRLLAALAKRSGEAISKSELIEEVWGSERREGGNALRRYISMLREKIEADARQPEHLVTVRGYGYRLEA
- a CDS encoding pilus assembly protein gives rise to the protein MSSWRGRCIRSLKRGQGMVEFALALPILLFIVLGFIEVARWFQAYLSVQYAARETARYAVSGQPPMLIDDGEDSCEEVGQPETGDPYTLPGDYIQCRVDWIKHVGARLAGLALMADPTQTDIRKPYYLGVFLRGSPTFGSVPVDDNPGAARTKVEITIVYNHPVTNPFFAKMLPTIRVVGRVQMVNEPWEGGGADPPPVVPTATPLPPLDSDGDGWSDIEEREIYDTFPSNPDTDGDGYDEGPGGADNTSERALDPCYPDPGACET
- a CDS encoding PAS domain-containing sensor histidine kinase; its protein translation is MTGIERTDQDHSKWFVGLWIAIVVFYFAWVIVEPHSDARPAWSLLITFGLRSWTTGALILASVRANKPSRIRTWRFISLAFVCWTIIDGMYLTYWLTDADLPGVPHWTDAVRLCAYLATMIVTFSYPTAPVERLGRTRDQLDIVLTGAAVMGLAWLTFLLPILSVRFLNPVAVFWRSLFPIFDLLLFVYFARLFLLAEAERDRKILAMLTLATLFLGISDLLFGVLSLQGSYSPGGLVEVGWMIGSGFYYFAALITIRDSRPRTEPEKNQHTLSRRIGRLIPVGLTGMVIGYLLLDWWMGGQIELVGVALVALLGALFVARQGVIAGQMEFLQYASLVTNSEDMAFVCDLEGKLLLANPSLLRDLGLEVGDWKTRKIQDLVRNPTRWERVGEQARENGWSGELTFRRKDGSTFPAALAIRPIEDERKSQVLLAGTAHDLTQVKERENALHDALRQVAAARAELEGLNIALEEKVEHRTQELEQTIKDLARLNKELKELDTLKTEFVALVSHELRAPLTNISAGIELILSGHPKMKVQTADSLKLVQAEIKRLSKLVDTILDISSLEAGRFPFDLCGVAIGEIAKRVCDRFTDGDHADRFEIRIPDGLTPALADEHALESIFQHLLDNALKYALEGDIILEGWSDENYLWIAVDDGGMGIPETERERIFDMFHRLDTRDDRDVYGYGLGLSMVKRLLEAMQGGIRVEESQRGGARFVFWLPIQEEVEDI
- a CDS encoding diguanylate cyclase; translation: MQPEHAKIESAEDANTGRVENILIADDDKDFRNILVRRTQQMGLEVTEAEDGEQAITALKTASFDLMLLDLWMPKCSGLEVFQAAQEIDPDLQAIVLTGSATLETAVEALRCGVYDYLTKPLDSLAELELAIKRALAHRRLLQENARLFAEVQRLAITDPLTGLFNRRKLDEMLTIEVERAHRYNRPLSLIMLDLDGMKSLNDQYGHPAGDEALRLVADKIRKQIRSVDLPTRYGGDEFVILLPEADLEAARSVAKRICAKITSTSFHGEFLSVSAGVAQWSADYPKATQFLKLADQAMYQAKRAGGRRLFVLSP